From Musa acuminata AAA Group cultivar baxijiao chromosome BXJ3-8, Cavendish_Baxijiao_AAA, whole genome shotgun sequence, one genomic window encodes:
- the LOC135644945 gene encoding protein GOS9-like: MAGEIKVGLWGGNGGSEWDMGAADRITEIKIGAVEAIDAIEITFIRNDQTETKHFGSIDFKPYVISLQEDEYLVAVEGSVDTMWGLTLVRNLTLRTNKDSYGPFGSSGGIPFSVPLVSGKIIGFFGRAGEMIEAIGVYLAPN, translated from the exons ATG GCGGGAGAGATCAAGGTGGGGCTGTGGGGTGGCAACGGAGGGTCTGAATGGGACATGGGGGCTGCCGACCGCATCACCGAAATCAAGATTGGCGCCGTAGAGGCCATCGACGCCATCGAGATCACCTTCATCCGTAATGATCAGACGGAGACCAAGCACTTCGGCAGCATCGATTTCAAACCCTACGTG ATTTCTCTGCAAGAGGACGAGTATCTTGTGGCCGTCGAGGGGTCTGTGGATACGATGTGGGGATTAACTCTGGTGAGGAACCTGACGCTGAGGACCAACAAGGACAGCTATGGACCTTTCGGCTCCAGTGGCGGAATACCTTTCTCCGTTCCGCTAGTCTCGGGTAAGATCATTGGCTTCTTTGGACGTGCGGGCGAAATGATTGAGGCCATCGGAGTTTACCTGGCACCGAACTAG